In Rhipicephalus sanguineus isolate Rsan-2018 unplaced genomic scaffold, BIME_Rsan_1.4 Seq7480, whole genome shotgun sequence, a single window of DNA contains:
- the LOC119378244 gene encoding oxysterol-binding protein 1: MKGWLAKWTNYLKGYQKRWFVLSNGLLSYYRNQAEMAHTCRGTISLVSAVIHTEDSCNFVISNGGTQTFHLKASNEIERQKWVTALELAKARAVRMMESEEDEELDMPSQLDKCELLTVLRLLHVKLEDLSMCSELIGKHGAALQRSLSDLEQLDAAAAGGGPELAARVRAVNERATLFRITSTAMMNLCGSGLVKMTEYRGSLEMASQGIEGMLLFLTPNKRSWCALTQGAGNGLTGEAKQ; the protein is encoded by the exons ATGAAGGGATGGCTGGCCAAGTGGACCAACTACCTGAAGGGCTACCAGAAGCGATGGTTCGTCCTCTCCAACGGGCTGCTCTCGTACTACAGGAACCAGGCGGAGATGGCGCACACGTGTCGCGGCACCATCAGCCTGGTGAGCGCGGTGATCCACACCGAGGACTCCTGCAACTTCGTTATCTCCAACGGAGGCACGCAGACCTTCCACCTGAAGGCGAGCAACGAGATCGAGCGACAGAAATGGGTCACCGCGCTGGAGCTGGCCAAGGCTCGTGCCGTGCGCATGATGGAGTCCG aggaagacgaagagctGGACATGCCATCGCAGCTGGATAAATGTGAGCTGCTGACGGTGCTGAGGCTTCTGCATGTCAAGCTCGAGGACCTGTCCATGTGCAGCGAGCTCATTGGGAAGCACGGAGCGGCATTGCAGCGCTCACTGTCCGACTTGGAACAGCTCGATGCAGCAGCCGCGGGTGGAGGGCCAGAGCTAGCAGCACGTGTGCGTGCTGTGAATGAGCGCGCTACACTCTTCCGCATCACCTCCACTGCAATGATGAAT CTCTGTGGCAGCGGTCTCGTCAAAATGACCGAGTACAGGGGGAGTCTGGAGATGGCTTCGCAGGGTATCGAAGGCATGTTGCTgttcctgaccccaaacaaacg